The following proteins come from a genomic window of Crassostrea angulata isolate pt1a10 chromosome 1, ASM2561291v2, whole genome shotgun sequence:
- the LOC128180972 gene encoding uncharacterized protein LOC128180972, with protein sequence MMTPLIFVVFLSICLGSTAGYRRALCPILSCPDAPEHCRQVFNYGWISNKWCPVSCQPVCECPTPAPWDLRHCGNRDPYCRVYRETVDLPDGRQCLIKCLLACSSG encoded by the exons ATGATGACGCCTTTAATCTTCGTGGTGTTTCTATCCATTTGTCTAG GTAGTACAGCGGGGTACCGGCGTGCGCTGTGTCCTATCCTGTCCTGTCCAGACGCCCCGGAGCACTGCCGCCAGGTGTTTAACTATGGATGGATCAGCAATAAGTGGTGCCCCGTGTCATGCCAGCCGGTCTGCGAGTGCCCCACCCCCGCCCCGTGGGACCTGAGACACTGCGGGAACCGGGACCCCTACTGCCGCGTGTATAGGGAGACCGTTGACCTCCCAGACGGACGGCAGTGTCTCATCAAGTGTTTGCTGGCCTGTTCCTCTGGTTAG